From Pseudobacteroides sp., a single genomic window includes:
- a CDS encoding RHS repeat-associated core domain-containing protein, with protein MSGNGEVVNRYQYDTFGNTVEAVEKVQNRFRHAGEQYDQVTGQYYLRARFYNPVVGRSTQEGTYRGDGLNLYSYVNNNPNKYYDPSGYCAEKSNPYRDNLSVFDARGYDKFLVKKKHVPSEVDARKAFQQLLDRDFEAYAKNFDFLSKPNKAHFWSGDKEIAREVAKRNKGTIMEDTPGGKVIDGCDWLNEKYPATPNWRTGNNLGPQPLWKVVSKEYTGIPILK; from the coding sequence ATCAGTGGTAATGGAGAAGTAGTAAATCGGTATCAGTATGATACGTTTGGTAATACAGTTGAAGCTGTTGAGAAGGTGCAGAATAGATTCAGGCATGCAGGTGAACAGTACGATCAGGTTACAGGCCAGTATTATTTGAGAGCAAGATTCTATAATCCAGTGGTGGGAAGGTCTACACAAGAAGGCACTTATCGTGGTGATGGATTAAATCTCTACAGTTATGTTAATAACAATCCTAACAAGTATTATGACCCAAGCGGATATTGTGCTGAAAAGAGCAACCCATATAGAGATAACTTAAGTGTTTTTGATGCTAGAGGATATGATAAGTTTTTGGTTAAAAAAAAGCATGTTCCTTCTGAAGTAGATGCACGAAAGGCTTTCCAACAATTATTAGACAGAGATTTCGAAGCATATGCTAAAAACTTTGATTTTTTATCAAAACCTAATAAAGCACATTTTTGGAGTGGTGATAAAGAAATTGCACGTGAGGTTGCAAAACGCAATAAAGGTACCATAATGGAAGATACCCCAGGTGGAAAAGTTATTGATGGTTGTGATTGGTTGAATGAAAAATATCCAGCAACACCGAATTGGAGAACTGGGAATAATCTAGGGCCGCAGCCGTTATGGAAAG